AGAGTcgaataaagaaaaaagagacagacCAATTTGAAAGAGGTATAAAAAGAGATCCTTGAAATAGATGGGTTTGATTGAAAGAACTGTAGACCAGTGTGGTGGTCCTTCTATACACATGCTCTAAATCACTTTTTCCCCTTTGAATCCTGATCATAGAGCAatcctttatttttcatttaagaAGATAATCAACAATCAGCTTTAAACTTGGATTTTCCCCACAAGCATTTGGGGCTGGTTGAATGGGATTCTCCTTCAGCTGTTTGTATTATGGTACTTGATTACCAGCATGTTCAGTATTTCAAATTTACACAGTATTTCATGTACGGTATGTTTTAATGTTACATGGATCTTttttgagatatttttttttctgttgttggACACTGCCTGGAATCACATTGTTTGAGCAGCCTTATGAAtctggtaaataaataaacaatccctTATAGAGGAAGACTGGGCAGTATTTTGTTACAGTGGGGCAGAATGAGTGGTAGGTACAACTAGTCCTTGGAGAGTCCAGCATCACAGTGTCCCCACAGTTGTGTGATTGCATTTTGGGAGCTTAGCACCTAGCTCAAAATTATGACATTATGAAATTATGAGCTGAGGTCATGCGATCATGAATTCTGGGGTTTCCTGCCAGCTTTCCGCAAGCAGAATCAATGGGAAAAGCTGGTAGGAAGTTGGAAGTCATGGTCACATGAAGTCCTTGTTTAATGACAATATCTGGGACTGCTAGAATTGCTGTCACTAAGTGATGCAGTCATGTGATTCCCTTAGCAACAGTCATTCCAGTCTCTCTTGCTACACATATTTAAAAAATCCTATGAACCCTGTGAAAAAGTctttgaaaataaatgaataaaaatctaGCCCCCACTTGGCTGCATCATCATTgcagaggggcagaatacaaatccaattaataaataataaataaataaattgcatccaCTGCAGAGTTTGGTTTGCTAAGTAGTTAAGTTAAAGCAAAGCCTGGGGACAAAAACGCTTATCCTGCTATCAACTTGTTATAACTAAGTACATCGCTAGAATATATCACAGCAAGGCTGAAAAAGCGAAGAATACTTTGTGTGTGATGTGTTATCTTCTACTGGAGTTTtacttccccaccaccaccctgtcACCGCCAATATCCACATCAAAAGTCTTGCTGTGTAGACATGTAAATTGTTTTGTGAAGCaatttaaatatttgaaatttggtgttggagaagactttTGAGTATACCATGGACAAATGGGTCATCAAGCAAATCAATCCAGTATAATCACTCAGAGCAAAATGACAAATGATCATACTTTGGACACACTAATGTGAAAATCTAGCTCTGACAAATACTAgtgctgggaaaggtggaaggaaagagaatgacTAGCAGCAAGGTGGATGGACTCAATGGCGATGAATGCATCCTCCGAAAACTTGAAAGACCAGATTAGAGATAGATTGTTGTAGAGAAAATTAAGAGGCAACATTGACATGAtggcacattaaaaaaaagctttCATCTCATTGGTTAACATAGGTAAGTGCCTTATgcatatgcagtgaagggctaccaaattttttactaccacgctgtgggcatggcttatgtattttctttcaacatcttgcagtgtaaattgggtgctctggggtggcgctccattttcactaccccactgtatcCCCCCCCAAATTCaggcagtagcccagccctgaTATGTTTTAATAGCCTGACTATAGTAATATCTCATGTATGACGTTAGCTAACTTAAAAGCATTTCAGCAGAATGAACAGTTTTAAAACTGGCATTCTAGTTTTAACAACAATTAAATCTATAATGTAATCTAAAAGCTGAAACTTGGGAGCCAATCATTACAATATATGTTTATATCCCAGCTTAATTATGAAGATCATTCTGGCCCCTGAATACTTTTGTCTAATCAGTTTCATTAAGCATTGAATAATTAAGCTTCTGTGAGAGTCATATGTAACATAGCCCATGAAATCTGAAActtgttactgtatttttcggaatataagacacatcttagttttgggagaggaaaacaagggaaaaaagacctctacctcccagcaatttgccaatcagcaaacagcacagatgatatacactgttagctgtgtatttcttgactcagaaatagcaaagaattggaaaaatgtacattatggcagaatATTAAtccaagaaagttttcttaaatgtaatcacacttactcctcccaattatttaaatagatctactccaaacatgactaagtgaaGGTTTGACTCggctgctttatcttaatactaaaacaggacactacatttcagattatacttttccagatctttaaaattgatgtggctcctggaagtattctctgctatttaaaagaagatacaatagcactggtcctcttcagatcaagcatttattttaaaaagcttcattttgttaagttaataataaaacagtctttaaaagataagtaataatttgaacattctataggcctttatagttattgacttacctccttgcagcaaaaaaacagctagtttcagcacagtctgatccctccagcaatttgcctccatgcagctttagtttcactttcattttagtaagtgggcttgccagcaacttcagtcagctgagtgtcgggaggaagataatcagtggcttgtgctaagtaggctctgctgctgtttgctgcaaggaagtaaattgctggcaggcagagaccaaagagtgggggtgcatgGATGGGGCTACACTcgttgtataagacgcacccaggttttcaccttCTTGGGGGGtataaaggtgtgtcttatactctgaaaaatccaGTACTTTAGCAATATTGGGGAGTTGCTCCCCCCATGCGCTTCACTGGTCTAGAAAAAAGGcaatttataaatgcaataaatgcatAGTTCACATATACTTTGCATGTACAAAATCAATCTGGAGACACCTTTTTCCTCTGGAAAATACCCTATGAATCCAGGTTATTTGCCTACTATcagcaagatttttaaaaaatcacttagaGTTGATTTCCCAACCTATTTAATTTGGTCTTGAAAAAGCAGAAGGAATGTTCATTTATGCTCATGATATAAAGCAATGTTTCCAACATCCAGTAGGTGGCAATCGGAGAATCAAGATAATAAATGACCTATGAAAATATTGACTACCTCAGATTGATAGCTAGCATAACTATCCACCATTGTGTTTCCCATGTTTTATATTCATTTAACttttttattaaatgttttatGTGTTTGATATTTGTGTGACTGGCTTGGCATTTTGAGGCCAGAAATGCCTTTGGTTAGCAGGCCTTACATGCTGAAATCTTGGTCCCTGAAATCTTAAATTGCAATCGGTGCAgtagagattttttttcctctaatAAAAAATCATAGATACTACTGGTGCTTTTGGAGAATAAACAAACCCTGCTTGCTTTTATATATAAAGGAATCATTTTCCAGGCCTGTTATCAAGATTAATAAAAACAATCTACTTAAGTGCTACTAGAATTAACAGCTATAAAATAAGAAGTTTTGTGAAGTTCATCATCAGCATCAGAATATGATGGAAAGCAGAAACTTTGTTCTGTTGGATTACCTCACTACCATATTTCCTTGGTATCCAGGTATTCTGATACTACCAGATGGTTAagattctgttttgttttaaagcTGGGGTATCTCTAATTTTTATATTGCTTGAGTTGTGTGGTGAGGACCATATAGCCAAAAGTGAGTGAGCCCAAAATAAAATTGATGAGTGTACAGTAAAAACTAAAAACGTATTACATGAAAATTAATTACTATAAATGctgtgaacatttatttattttagttattgtaTTTATAACTAATTCAATGCAGCAATTATGCAGCTAACCACTTTAAAAATACAGTTCTGTAGAAACTTTGGGGGTAGTTTAAGAAGCACATTCAATGCTTTGGTGAGAGAACTGCAGTCAGTGTCCTTTTTTCATAAACTGTAAGTGTTCAATCTATCTCATAATAGCATAGAAGTAGATGGTGCATCAATTTTGGTGCTGTCAGCTTCCCAAAGTCAGTTTTAAGGTACTGCAGAATATACTAATTTGTAAGGAACAAAAAACTAGTTCCAATATAGACTTACAAGCATCTGACTGTGTCTCCTCTGAAAAATCTAACTATGTAAATCATAGACAAGCTATGCAGGAGCACATGCAGTTAACTACGGTATGTAGACAatgtaaagtttattttttactgAGATAATATATTTCTGAAGAATGCACACACAATTATCCTCATACATTTCGAAATTCAGAAGGCGAGAATTCATGCTGATCTGAACAAATCTTTTTGAACAGAAAGATGTTTTGTACTGGtgtaaattatatatttaaaggATGGTAAACTATTTCTAATTCGGGAGAAGAACATCATTTGAGGCAGTGACTCTACTAGTAAATACAGGATACTTTAAATAAAGCTACTCTTCACCATACCACATTACGTCAAATAAAATTCATCCTCTCTGGTTATTGTTGAATTTTTCAGCTATCTTCTGCAGTTCCAAATCCATAGCAGCCAAGTTTTCCAGTTCTTTCTCCTGTGATAATGGAAAAGGAAATCTATGTAGATTATGACCTTAAAAGCATAGATCACGTTTTTATTCTGAGAATTTGATTGTTAGAAATTCATGCAATTGTGCAGCTTAGTAATCTTTAGATTTGGTAATGGCTCATATGCATGTACAGTAAttaaaaacttaattcattccgtgaccaggttcttaattagagaagtttgtaagtagaagcaatttttcccataggaatcaatgtaaaagcaaataatgtgtgcgattggggaaaccacaggtttattccctctccaagcacccagagaaagaaaaacactctgttcgctctggactgccaaagcctccttaagcaccaccaaaaggctcctctagcagcccagaaaagcccaggatggccaggattaaagggtgaatggcaggaaactggccaggcctttgtgccactctcaaatttcccgggaaatttttctgggctcgggttctaaagtagaaaatggttcttaagaagaggcaaaaaaatcttgaacacccggttcttatctagaaaagttcttaaatagaggcgttcttaggtagaggtaccactgtattatatttggatttttaaTACTAATGTAGCTCTAGTTACTTTTCCTGGCTCTTCCAATAAGGCTGTATAAAGTAAGCAACATATATATGCACACCTATGTGGAGACATCTAAGAGCTGCTTTCAGTCAAGAaatgatttaaatatgttaaagtgttaaataaggttcagggggaaagtgtttttaataggaaggtgaacacaagaacaagggggcacaatctgaagttagttgggggaaagatcagaagtaatgtgagaaaatattattttgctgaaagagtagtagatgcttagaacaaacttccagcagacgtggttggtaaatccagagtaacttaatttaaacatgcctgggataaacatactgtatatttattatttatttatttatttatttattacttagatttgtatgccgcccctctccgaagactcggggcggctcacaacatgtaaaaaacaaatcataagcaatcagacaatttaaaatatttaaatatttaaaaaaccccatatgctaacagtcacacacacagacataccatgcataaattaaacgtgcccaggggagatgtttcagttcccccatgcctgacggcaaaggtgggttttaaggagtttacggaaggcaggaagagtaggggcagttctaatctccggggggagttggttccagagagtcggtgccgccacagagaaggctcttcccctggggcccgccaaccgacattgtttagttgacgggacccggagaaggcccactctgtgggacctaatcggtcgctgggattcgtgcggcaggagacggtctcggagatattctggtccgatgccatgaagggctttaaaggtcataaccaacactttgaattgtgaccggaaattgatcggcaaccaatgcagactgcggagtgatggtgaaacatgggcatacctgggtaggcccatgactgctctcgcagctgcattttgcacgatctgaagtttccgaacacttttcaaaggtagccccatgtagagagcattacagtagtcgaacctcgaggtgatgagggcatgagtgactgtgagcaatgagtcccggtccagatagggccgcaactggtgcaccaggcgaacctgggcaaacgcccccctcgccacagctgagagatgttgttctaatgtgagctgtggatcgaggaggacgcccaagttgcggaccctctctgagggggtcaataattccccccccagggtgatggacggacagatgggattgtccttgggaggcagaacccacagccactccgtcttatccgggttgagcttgagtctgttgacacccatccaggccccaacatatccaccctaagataaaatacaggaaatggtataggggtagactagaaggaccatgaggtctttttctgccatcaatcttctatgattctatgaaatgGAATCAGAAAAAAGGTTCTATAAGAATTAAACATTCTATTTTAATTACCTATGTAGCAtttgaaaaatacttttaaaatgtaattttatttgcaATAAAATTTTGTAAATGCACAATCTCCCAAACTTCACTCAAGAAAACTGAGAAAAGAAATGCAGGGAAGAGCTTCTAAACACTCGTGCATTCTATTTTTATGATTCATGTGATCCGTTTCCGTAAGGAGAGCACGATGAAATGAATCTTACTTTCAATCATAGCATAGTGATGATTCCTAAACATGGAGATCAACCCTGTCATATTAACCTGTGCCATTATCATGTTTGTGTACTATAGTAACTCATATTTTgtgagttttatttattatttctagagAGCTACAGTTTCTCTAAGAATCCATTTATGTGCCAATTGTTCACGTTTTGCCAAAATGACCAGAAATCATTTTCATGCTTCAGATATTTATTTCTTCTCTGCATCCTCATAGTTAGTGTTAAGAATATTTGGCACTGATCATTTGTCAAGTTATGTGGTGGGATGGTTTTCCTAGAACATGCATTTATAGTATGGCAGATATGCCATTCTGGGCAGACTCGCTTGTACAGTTATTTCAGTGAGACCTGATATGCAGGTCCTATATATTACATGTTGTGTAATATTGAAAGTCAGGATGTGTGATTCCTGAAAATGTAGGCAGCCTGATAGAAATCTGACTATTTCTTATTAGGAAGTATGGGAGGAAATGAGGCCCACAgcccaaaattaaaataaacacatGAGCAGAACAGAATAAGAGATTTCAAATGAAATTTTGCTTATTCAAGTCACTGTTGTGATGATGTTGAGTGTCATGCagctatgcatgtatgtatacacaAAGAAGTATCTTGCTTGAGTAAAATCTTAGATTAGGTGACTGGCCTGGGTCAAAGTATTCCCTATTCAACCTTTCAGTTAATCCTTGTCCATATTACAGTGAAAAATGTGGTGAATGCTTTAAAATCAATGCTTGAAAACTATTTCCCTATCTTAACAGTTGATACCAGTCCAGAAACGCAGCTATTTTAACTAGGTCAATCTAAAGCAAGAAGAATGAACCTCATGCCTTACCATCTGAacgcttttctttttttaaaaaaatgtatgactTCCTGGAGTTTACCTTTTGTTCAGGTATTTTGTAAGAAATTGAACCAGAACTACAGTTTTGCGCTAGCTTAGATTGTTACAGGTTATCCACAGAAGAAAGTTCTTCGCAGAAAATCAGTCACCTGTTCTTGCTTTAGCCCAGggatggtgaagctatggcacgggtgccacaggtggcacatggagccatatctgctggcacatgagctgttgctttagctcagctccagcatgcgtgtgccagccagctgatttttggctcacactgaggctctgagagggcgtttttggcttccagagagcctgcaggTTATGGGGattggcgtttttaccctccccgcgTCCAGAaaaagctttggagcctggggagggcaaaacatcagcgtactgggcccaccagaagttgggaaacaggctgtttccggcagCCATAGGGCCTCCAGTGGCTGGGGGAagctctttttgccctcccctggcattgaatgatgggtgtgggcactcgcgcatatgcgatagtgtgtgcacacgctcttttgacacacaaggaaaaaaaggttcgtcatcgcTGTCTTAGCCAATTCTTTGCCATGCCGTGACAAAGAAGTTGATTTAAACATGGACTGAGTAGATTGTACAATCCTAGATATATTCATAGGTTACATGGAGTCTCAACATCTGCACTAAATAAATCAGAACGTAAGTCCTTGATTGACAGCTTTCTAGATATTTTTAACACTCAAGGATTTTTCTTCCCTCTTAAGATCCAGTTTTGCTGACAATTTCAATAGGGTAATTATGAAACAACTTCAGCAGGTTGCATCATTCCAGTAAAGTACAAATGTAAATGATACCTAGAGACAGAGAAGGCTAAGTGAAAGACAGCTTATTAACTGGAACACATTTATAGTCCTGTCATTTATTTGAATACAGTATGAAGCCTGGAATAAGAGGGCTTCATACTTCTTGATCACATACAAAGTTGTCAGCATGATACTCAGGATAAAACCAGAACATATTATCATGTTTTGCCTAGCCACGTGCTGTAGTATTTtggtaaaataaaaaacttttaagaAAAGAATTGTTCTAGCTTTCTCGGAAATCATAAAATAAATACCTCTTCTGGTGTCAGAGGCCTCTGATTAAATTTGTCCTTCCCACTTCTTATTACGTGTCCCCTTTCAACGTCTTCTTTTGAGCTGTACAGTTCTGGAAATTCTGCAGATTTCTTCCGGTAGCTCAGAAGATGGGCCAGCTCATCCATTCTATCATATTGCCTTTTGATCTCTGGTTTGTATACCCTCTCAGGGTTATTATTGTTGTCCTGTTTGGGGCTTAAGCTATCCAGGATCTGTTTCTTCTCCCACAAGTCATAATCATTATATTCAGGAAAGAATTCCCTCTTATTCAAGTGGGACATGTGTTCTTCTTCACTCTCCAACAGTGGGTTGATGATGTCAGCATTCTTGTCCACGGATTTGTTTTTCCATCTGGGCTGTTGGGAATAAAATGATTTTAAAGCTCTTTTTACATTTTCTACGAGATAGTGGCTTCTTGGGTAGCCCTCCTCCATCAGAAGAGTCCTTTTGTTCTCAAAGTGTTTTCCTCTCTCACTGTAGTGTGGAGTTTCTAGCTCTCCCTCATTATTAGGATAGTGCTTTTGTTCATGGCTGTTGAGTTGCTGCTCTCCATCTTCTCTCTCATTGTTTTGTGGTTTTGCCATCTCTAGCTGTACACCTCGTTGGTCGTAGTGCCGTTTCTCATTTATGCTATCATGGCTTTGTTTCATATCTtcgttttccttccttgctttgctGTAAGGAACCCTTACTCCGTAGTGATGTCTGATCTCCCTTGGTGGTCCACCGAAAAGTCTTTTCCTCATGTACTGATATTGTTCCCTTTCATTTTCGTCACTCTGTTGCTTCATGCCTTCATCACCGTCCTCTTGGCTGGGGTAGTGTTGATCCCAATATCCTTGATTCCTGCTCTCTCTCCCCATTTCCTTGGACCTATGCATTTCAATAGCATTTCTTGGCTCCACAAAGTAATGTCCTCCCTCATAATGGTTGGGGTGATGACTCCTTTTAGCCCAGAATTCACTTTCTTCCTCATTGGGCTCTTCAGATGAGCCCCTTTTTTCCCCAATATGATGATAGTTGTATTCAGAGGACTTACCCAATCTTGGTTTTCTTCGGTAATGTCCTGATTTCTGGTCTTGCTTCTCTGTTT
This genomic window from Erythrolamprus reginae isolate rEryReg1 chromosome 1, rEryReg1.hap1, whole genome shotgun sequence contains:
- the CHGB gene encoding secretogranin-1, whose amino-acid sequence is MVPCVALLSLLGIAALAGIHSAPVENDDHTGEMISRCIIEVLLNSLSKGNSPVINPQCKELLKKSEQQKQKERNVQQDMELGTRTLSESEELTKQAEGTVREEQDVSEEEFKRQTEGDAKWHLEMKKYGGSSNPQTASQGSSYALDRDHKEEQKKENEKGAEEDNYKRNHHNGDEGKEKKASEEVESEPLEKKSVLTSGKVNEEGYKHSHGQKYVEEIIQSQERENEDSEVEEEEEEKEEEEQEEEESNEKYRHSFHEEFEDSSERDGGETEKQDQKSGHYRRKPRLGKSSEYNYHHIGEKRGSSEEPNEEESEFWAKRSHHPNHYEGGHYFVEPRNAIEMHRSKEMGRESRNQGYWDQHYPSQEDGDEGMKQQSDENEREQYQYMRKRLFGGPPREIRHHYGVRVPYSKARKENEDMKQSHDSINEKRHYDQRGVQLEMAKPQNNEREDGEQQLNSHEQKHYPNNEGELETPHYSERGKHFENKRTLLMEEGYPRSHYLVENVKRALKSFYSQQPRWKNKSVDKNADIINPLLESEEEHMSHLNKREFFPEYNDYDLWEKKQILDSLSPKQDNNNNPERVYKPEIKRQYDRMDELAHLLSYRKKSAEFPELYSSKEDVERGHVIRSGKDKFNQRPLTPEEEKELENLAAMDLELQKIAEKFNNNQRG